One genomic segment of Chitinispirillales bacterium ANBcel5 includes these proteins:
- the pilO gene encoding type 4a pilus biogenesis protein PilO, with amino-acid sequence MPIPNHMHSGFIRKIALHYQLIVIMSAGFFLFCASIHYFAVPQLLALIEKRSKINQLNSYISSSDGFDKIKAEIANTNALLELKLKDLPRVASSRTISDVLDQLINHAKDAGFQLTKIQPGEGNTIGNQIHIPVELEMSTGYNSVGKFVASLETVPQLLRVEQIGTEAQSQDTLLVRLLVTCFIPSQENQ; translated from the coding sequence ATGCCGATACCGAATCATATGCACTCTGGATTTATTCGAAAAATAGCTCTACATTATCAGTTAATAGTAATCATGAGTGCGGGTTTTTTCCTTTTCTGCGCTTCGATACACTATTTTGCGGTACCGCAGCTTTTAGCGCTGATTGAAAAACGGAGTAAGATAAATCAACTTAACTCCTACATATCATCCTCGGATGGATTCGATAAAATCAAAGCGGAGATAGCAAATACCAATGCTCTTCTTGAGTTGAAGTTAAAAGACTTACCCAGAGTGGCTTCCTCCAGAACGATTTCTGATGTTCTTGACCAGCTTATTAACCACGCAAAGGATGCAGGTTTTCAGTTGACAAAAATTCAGCCTGGTGAGGGGAACACTATCGGTAATCAGATTCACATACCTGTTGAGCTTGAAATGAGCACAGGATACAACTCTGTAGGAAAGTTTGTTGCTTCCCTTGAAACAGTGCCTCAACTGCTAAGGGTGGAACAAATTGGCACAGAAGCACAATCGCAAGATACACTGCTTGTAAGACTACTTGTAACCTGTTTCATCCCATCACAGGAGAATCAGTAA
- a CDS encoding PilN domain-containing protein — MHSGPQKKCKKITGVVPTESLNFISVTLIRTSSSQWKVKSIKEWQSANRVKPQLFLSNGAMLGVTTHWLNNTTGAAQDLIFTPYDSAVKAATSPVHNQAFIKALSGTIIDLVTDDFYLISIPQTFCKACKESFISLHFNKGILKAGIVINNKLEGVFNLSCHTTEEVFGNFARIERYWSHKLNRNDFPNTCVTIGSNLNDFHLNSKNTLSADIPKELIESSDALKAAGVAFSRTGEAPTFGIAKEDQYSTFRPLAQKIAVCLLILALLFSVTPRVLTIYSSHQLSEKQRLYNSILKEDQDIRDLTEKSEKLSQEILSFKQTYSRRTNWSRLLQALGESRPDDLFIERLGSEPIGGSDDRIRIAIGGWAHSETSVTRFIANLQSLTFIHGISLSSLERDAEEREICRYRIICTLDLFEK, encoded by the coding sequence ATGCATTCAGGCCCCCAAAAAAAGTGTAAGAAAATTACCGGTGTTGTACCTACTGAAAGCCTGAATTTTATCTCGGTTACTCTTATACGTACATCTTCATCACAGTGGAAAGTTAAATCCATAAAAGAGTGGCAGTCCGCAAACCGTGTAAAACCACAATTATTCTTATCCAATGGTGCCATGCTGGGTGTTACAACACATTGGTTGAACAATACGACCGGTGCCGCTCAGGACCTTATTTTTACACCATACGATTCGGCAGTTAAAGCTGCCACATCTCCTGTACATAACCAAGCTTTTATCAAAGCGCTTTCCGGAACTATTATCGACCTAGTAACCGATGATTTTTACCTTATAAGTATACCTCAGACCTTTTGCAAAGCGTGTAAGGAATCATTTATTTCGCTTCATTTTAATAAAGGTATCCTTAAGGCCGGGATCGTAATAAACAATAAGCTTGAAGGTGTTTTTAACCTTTCATGCCATACGACAGAGGAAGTTTTTGGTAATTTTGCTCGCATAGAGCGATACTGGAGCCATAAACTTAATCGCAATGATTTTCCAAATACGTGTGTAACCATTGGATCGAATTTAAATGATTTTCATTTAAACTCAAAAAATACACTATCAGCGGATATCCCAAAGGAGCTAATTGAAAGCAGTGATGCTTTAAAAGCAGCAGGTGTTGCATTTTCAAGAACAGGTGAAGCGCCTACCTTTGGTATCGCCAAAGAAGATCAGTACAGTACGTTTCGCCCTTTGGCACAAAAAATAGCAGTCTGCCTTCTTATACTTGCACTACTCTTTTCTGTCACACCGCGTGTTCTTACAATTTATTCTTCTCATCAGTTATCTGAAAAACAACGCCTGTACAACTCTATACTGAAAGAAGATCAGGACATCCGTGATTTAACAGAGAAGAGCGAAAAGCTATCACAGGAGATACTCTCTTTTAAACAAACCTACTCCAGACGTACCAATTGGAGCAGGTTACTGCAGGCTCTTGGGGAGAGCAGACCAGATGATCTGTTTATTGAACGCCTGGGCTCAGAACCAATTGGTGGCTCTGATGATAGGATTAGAATTGCCATTGGTGGTTGGGCACATTCTGAAACTTCAGTTACACGTTTTATCGCTAATTTGCAATCATTAACCTTTATTCATGGCATCTCCCTTTCATCTCTTGAACGGGATGCAGAAGAGAGAGAAATATGCCGATACCGAATCATATGCACTCTGGATTTATTCGAAAAATAG